AGAGGGTGCACAGCTTCGGCTATGTAGACTCTCAGGTGGGGCTCCAGGAGCCTGCTGGTTACAGGGAGGAGCCAAGCTGCAGAGACCTCCAGATTCAGCCTGCCAAAGGCTCCTCAGCAGAGCTACACTGAGCAGCAGCAACTGGCTCTCACTTCTGTCCTGAAGTCCTTGGGTGGCTAGCAGGAGGGCCAAGGGCTGGAGGTCCTAGGTGGTACCTTACAGGGGATAGAGATGCCAGAGGCTGTGGGAGATGGGATGGAAGGGAGAGACACccaatagagagagagagggaaggagagggagagacggGTGAGTCAATTGAATCCTGTGATCTGATTTCACCAGCCCCATGCCTCCCCCCACCATGAGCTCATAGAGATCACAATTGTTAAAGCAATCTGCACTTTGCATAACCTTCTTGTCTGCTCACCAAGGACCCCCAAGTCTGTATCCATTTCTCCCTCCAGTCAGGGCAACCCCACCCAGGCCAGTGGGACAGTGTTGCCTGGAGAAGGCCCTGGCTCTCCTGAAAGCAGTTCTGGCCTGTCTCTGACCTGAACTGGAAGCGGGGATCTCCAGGGTGAGTCTTCAGCACCTGACACACTTCTGGGGGAGGCTCCAAGCCCATCTGCTCTGCCCGATGCCAGCGCTGCAGTCTAGTGATCCCTGCAAGAGTGGGAAGAAGACCCTGGAGCCTCATGGAGGGTGATGAAGCCAGGCtacaaacgtgtgtgtgtgttgttgggGTAATCTTTAGCGTCTCCACAGTCCCTAGTCCCAGGAGACAGTGCCCCAGAGTCAGGCAGACGCTTGGGTTGCTTCAGAGATGTGTGGATGCTCTGTGGAGCCTGAGTAGGTGTCTCACCTGTGCAGGGCCCATACTGCCAGGCCAAGTCAAACTGCCTCAGCAGCTCCAGCTCTGCTTCCTCCTTGTTGGGGGCCTGGGGCTCCTCCCCTGCAATGACATACTTCTTCTCAATCTTGCCCAGGCCTTCGCCCTGAGGAGCTGGTCTCAGTCCCTGGCCCTCACCTCACAGCTGTGCCACTGTTCCCCAGCCCTCCTCACCACCCCTTAGCCTCTGCCCTCTCACAGTAAGACCGTGGGTCGGAAGCAGAGGACATACATAGTACACTTCCCCATCCATTTGCTCCCTCCACCCGTGtccactcctcctgcctcccccacaCCTCAGAGACCTAGCTCCGGTGCCAGCTCCCCTGCGCAGTGCCCAGCgggcccctccctcctcttcacaaCAGGGTAGGAGTCAGTGATAAGCCGCTTCCGGCCCATGGCGGCCACCCAGGCAGGCAAAGAAGGAGGCGACTGCGGGGAAGAGACGCAGCCCAGCGGGCGCGACAGAGACAGCTGCTGAGAGAGTCTGAGAGACAGGGCCAACGACGCGGGGCAGATGAGATGA
This is a stretch of genomic DNA from Nycticebus coucang isolate mNycCou1 chromosome 14, mNycCou1.pri, whole genome shotgun sequence. It encodes these proteins:
- the POLD4 gene encoding DNA polymerase delta subunit 4, whose amino-acid sequence is MGRKRLITDSYPVVKRREGPAGHCAGELAPELGEEPQAPNKEEAELELLRQFDLAWQYGPCTGITRLQRWHRAEQMGLEPPPEVCQVLKTHPGDPRFQFSLWHLYPL